One genomic window of Sphingobacterium oryzagri includes the following:
- a CDS encoding copper resistance protein NlpE, with the protein MKSILKTLPSRPIAVRWSAYLFVFYFICISCVDLSKPQDEEQDNTGTAQTDQATTSQETGQATTEAAGDQESTTDESVNLTDFHGTYAGTIPCDDCEGIETTLVINNNETFKISTQRLGSQQQTNDNGRYTLEENGGTLHLRAKDTDLKLKIAKDKLLHLDKDGKVIEGTLANQYIYKKVK; encoded by the coding sequence ATGAAAAGCATCTTAAAAACCTTACCTAGCAGACCGATCGCAGTACGATGGTCAGCCTATCTTTTTGTCTTTTATTTCATCTGTATTTCCTGTGTTGACCTATCAAAACCGCAAGATGAAGAGCAGGACAATACCGGAACTGCGCAGACGGACCAGGCTACAACCAGTCAGGAAACCGGACAGGCCACTACAGAAGCAGCAGGAGATCAGGAATCCACGACCGATGAGTCTGTAAATCTTACGGATTTTCACGGAACTTATGCGGGAACGATCCCGTGCGACGACTGTGAGGGAATTGAAACGACGCTCGTGATAAACAACAACGAAACCTTTAAAATCAGCACGCAGCGGTTGGGTAGCCAGCAACAAACCAATGACAATGGACGTTACACATTGGAGGAAAATGGAGGTACATTACATCTGCGGGCCAAGGACACCGATCTAAAACTAAAGATCGCTAAAGACAAGCTATTGCATCTGGATAAGGATGGGAAGGTTATCGAAGGAACGTTAGCCAATCAATATATTTACAAAAAGGTAAAATAA
- a CDS encoding NAD(P)/FAD-dependent oxidoreductase encodes MYDTIIIGGSYAGLSAGLALARFRRRILIIDDGNPCNKNTKESHNFVGHDGESPSSIIKSVKSQLLQYETVDFLHDSVSEVHAFSEYCSATFRNNKVFHARKLLLACGITDLLPPIEGFGDCWGISIIDCPYCHGYEFRDKKAVVLGTLKKVKKIVTLLKPLHADIDVIEPSPPLGHKEEGFNIAADSHIDNFYSAIKSIRHKNGLVQSIIFQNDETKSTDLIYAPRPFELSGNLHAQLGCKKTKHGYISVNKKQLTSVRHVYACGDNSNLLRSISSAVYSGTKAGMMINSALAVEHERT; translated from the coding sequence ATGTACGATACGATCATTATCGGTGGAAGCTATGCCGGCCTATCGGCGGGACTGGCCTTAGCGAGGTTCCGAAGAAGGATATTAATCATAGACGATGGCAACCCCTGTAACAAAAACACAAAAGAATCGCATAATTTCGTGGGCCATGATGGAGAATCTCCCAGTTCGATTATAAAGAGTGTAAAAAGCCAGCTGCTACAGTATGAAACCGTAGATTTCTTACATGACTCGGTGAGCGAGGTACACGCTTTTTCGGAGTATTGCTCTGCCACTTTCCGCAACAACAAAGTCTTCCATGCAAGAAAGCTTTTGCTGGCTTGCGGTATCACAGACCTCCTTCCTCCTATTGAAGGATTCGGGGATTGTTGGGGCATATCGATCATAGACTGTCCATATTGTCATGGCTATGAATTCCGTGACAAAAAAGCCGTCGTACTTGGGACTTTGAAGAAAGTAAAAAAGATAGTCACACTACTTAAACCGTTGCACGCTGACATCGACGTGATCGAACCGTCTCCACCTTTAGGCCACAAAGAAGAAGGATTCAACATAGCAGCTGATTCTCATATCGACAATTTTTACAGCGCGATCAAAAGTATTCGGCACAAAAATGGATTAGTACAATCTATAATCTTTCAGAACGATGAAACGAAGTCTACCGATCTGATCTATGCCCCTCGCCCGTTCGAGCTTTCTGGAAATCTTCACGCCCAGTTGGGGTGTAAAAAGACCAAACATGGCTACATAAGCGTCAACAAGAAGCAACTAACCAGTGTTCGGCACGTATACGCATGTGGAGACAACTCGAATCTATTACGCTCCATATCAAGTGCTGTTTACTCGGGAACAAAAGCCGGAATGATGATAAACAGTGCGCTTGCCGTTGAACATGAGCGCACATAA
- a CDS encoding RNA polymerase sigma factor — MKSNMTNAQLSSIIQANQPILQGLAYKFTKNWEEVQELVQETMTSSLKFEQNYDNNPRLVAWLYVIMKNVYINGYRKRLKQIRYEQDRVSGFKSEGCTEPHVQNTADHSFLKKDVKKLLSKYPDCYYALFTSYTQGYKCRELAEMYTLPEGTVKTRIHHMRKYLQNKLSGYRTRA; from the coding sequence ATGAAAAGTAATATGACAAATGCGCAATTATCATCAATCATCCAAGCGAATCAGCCGATCCTGCAAGGATTAGCTTATAAATTTACAAAGAATTGGGAGGAAGTTCAGGAACTTGTTCAGGAAACCATGACGTCATCACTAAAATTTGAGCAGAACTACGATAACAATCCTCGTCTAGTTGCCTGGCTATACGTTATCATGAAAAACGTGTATATCAATGGCTATCGCAAGCGTCTAAAACAGATACGATATGAACAGGATCGAGTGAGTGGGTTCAAAAGCGAAGGCTGTACCGAACCGCATGTGCAAAACACGGCAGACCACAGCTTCTTAAAGAAAGATGTGAAAAAGCTACTTTCTAAATATCCCGATTGTTACTATGCGCTCTTCACAAGTTACACGCAGGGATACAAGTGCAGAGAACTAGCAGAAATGTATACATTGCCGGAAGGAACCGTGAAAACAAGAATCCATCATATGCGAAAGTATCTGCAGAATAAATTATCAGGCTACCGTACACGGGCTTGA
- a CDS encoding ATP-binding protein — translation MKNISIQSFGHLLIADKNWTIVAASETISCFNAKSSTTLIGSDLQSGIVAIFGRQHQLVETINEVSSGKTARQVIFITIDEVPYYTDVYLHGSLLYIEWEREISRYLLTSQMHTEGLLNDLPMEDILHSLCQSTKSLLGYDRVSVLQLTEMGHTRIVAEANNVEQNPMIDIRYSSSFIDQEDLNCFLSRAYRYFPDLMGKQQKLYNQQIKVDLSASTLEPIAEKFQFYLQQIGASSAIFFKLSLEGKLWGLLAASNSSMQEIDVQKRKLCQLIVQNATNRLESQFREAQVKSMEILKGAENFYKTALIDSSTLNKALLENLPAIQHNPRADGLALYFHGQLFTQGLCPDDDTIEKIVQYVATKTNKSIFKDSNFRLRHQDSFQEDLNFAGLATLEIARNNEHYLLWFRKETKSKEVKIKESKSIAQQDEPISTKYRIIEETVFDTAIAWDGNDLAFIEALDKTINEAVLSRNKEQNRSLEELTLLNNELEMLTSTLSHDLKNPLAIVKMGVQYLRAKEELPREAQLKWLDSISTGVMDLESLVENTVKIGKERNRVYAKDSVAMSALIKKLANDAKLLYGNPQCKFSFGELHSICGDKGILHQVFMNLIGNAVKYSRNAASPSVSICSHRQVDHVTYIIKDNGIGIPKKDMPQIFKIYRRASNAHEFNGSGIGLSLVKRLVENLSGTIQVSSIEGEGTEFTLQFPINCS, via the coding sequence GTGAAGAACATATCTATTCAGTCGTTCGGTCATCTTCTGATCGCCGATAAAAATTGGACTATTGTGGCAGCTAGTGAAACGATAAGCTGTTTTAACGCCAAAAGCTCGACCACGTTAATTGGCTCAGACCTCCAATCCGGTATTGTTGCGATTTTTGGTAGACAGCATCAGCTCGTTGAAACGATCAATGAAGTATCCTCTGGAAAAACAGCTAGGCAGGTTATTTTTATAACCATAGACGAGGTTCCCTACTATACAGATGTTTACCTTCATGGTTCCCTGCTGTATATCGAATGGGAAAGGGAAATCAGCAGATATCTACTTACTTCGCAAATGCATACCGAAGGATTACTCAACGATCTTCCCATGGAGGATATACTTCATTCGCTGTGCCAATCAACAAAAAGCCTTTTGGGTTACGACCGGGTCAGCGTATTGCAGCTCACGGAAATGGGGCATACACGAATCGTAGCGGAAGCAAATAACGTCGAGCAGAACCCGATGATCGATATTAGGTATTCTTCGTCCTTTATCGATCAGGAAGATTTGAATTGCTTTCTGAGCCGCGCTTACCGCTACTTCCCTGATTTAATGGGCAAACAACAAAAGCTGTATAACCAGCAGATCAAAGTAGATCTATCCGCTAGCACGTTAGAACCTATTGCCGAGAAATTTCAATTTTATCTACAGCAAATCGGAGCATCCTCTGCCATCTTCTTTAAGCTGTCTCTAGAGGGAAAGTTATGGGGCCTACTAGCCGCGAGCAATAGCTCTATGCAAGAAATAGATGTCCAAAAGAGAAAGCTTTGCCAGCTGATTGTACAAAATGCGACCAATCGTCTGGAATCACAGTTTCGTGAAGCCCAAGTTAAGTCCATGGAAATTCTAAAGGGAGCTGAGAATTTCTACAAAACGGCCTTAATTGACAGCTCCACACTAAACAAAGCTCTTCTGGAAAACCTACCGGCGATCCAACATAACCCACGTGCAGACGGCCTCGCACTTTATTTTCATGGGCAGCTTTTTACCCAAGGGCTCTGTCCGGATGACGATACGATAGAAAAAATAGTGCAGTATGTGGCGACAAAGACCAATAAATCCATTTTTAAGGATAGTAATTTTAGACTACGGCATCAAGATAGTTTTCAAGAAGATCTAAATTTCGCTGGTCTAGCAACACTAGAAATTGCCAGGAATAACGAGCACTATCTCCTTTGGTTCCGTAAAGAAACAAAATCAAAGGAAGTTAAAATCAAGGAAAGCAAAAGTATCGCTCAACAAGACGAACCCATATCCACTAAGTACAGGATTATTGAGGAGACTGTATTTGATACTGCTATAGCTTGGGACGGCAATGACTTGGCTTTTATCGAAGCGCTGGACAAGACGATCAATGAAGCCGTGCTCTCCCGCAACAAAGAGCAAAACAGATCGCTCGAAGAGCTAACGCTATTAAACAATGAACTGGAAATGCTTACCTCCACACTTTCTCATGACCTAAAAAATCCGTTAGCGATCGTGAAAATGGGCGTTCAATACCTACGTGCGAAGGAGGAGTTACCTCGTGAGGCACAGTTAAAATGGCTTGATTCGATTTCTACTGGTGTTATGGATCTAGAGAGTTTGGTAGAAAATACGGTGAAGATCGGAAAAGAGCGAAATCGTGTGTATGCAAAAGATAGCGTTGCTATGTCAGCTCTCATCAAAAAACTGGCAAACGACGCCAAGTTACTTTATGGGAATCCGCAATGTAAATTCAGTTTCGGGGAACTCCACAGCATTTGCGGCGACAAAGGTATACTCCACCAAGTGTTTATGAATTTGATCGGCAACGCTGTAAAATATAGCCGAAATGCCGCATCTCCTTCCGTTAGTATTTGTAGCCACAGGCAGGTAGACCATGTCACCTATATCATAAAAGACAACGGTATTGGCATACCCAAAAAAGATATGCCGCAAATTTTTAAAATCTACAGGCGCGCTTCCAATGCGCATGAATTTAACGGCTCAGGCATCGGTTTAAGTTTGGTTAAGAGATTGGTGGAGAATTTAAGTGGGACGATTCAGGTCAGCAGTATCGAAGGAGAAGGCACGGAGTTTACTCTGCAATTCCCAATTAACTGCTCTTAA
- a CDS encoding SDR family oxidoreductase has protein sequence MKTTKKGNPRDIYPIPPFPSQDQHTPGVNSKMLPVPDHGEESYIGSDILLDKVALITGGDSGIGKATAIAMAREGADIVISYADEVEDEDAEDTKRWIEKTGRKVLLFRGDIRNEDLCRKIVEETAATFGKIDILVNNAAYQMTFKDITEITAEEWNKTFETNMSAMFYFVKYAKPHMPPGSSIINTTSVNAYNPNPTLVPYAATKGAIQNFTSSLAQLFLEDGSGIRVNAVAPGPVWTPLIPSTIPEHEKFGENTPMGRPGQPAEMAPIYVFLASDAASYVAGATIPATGGRATI, from the coding sequence ATGAAGACAACTAAAAAAGGAAATCCCAGAGACATCTATCCAATTCCACCTTTTCCGTCACAGGATCAACATACACCTGGCGTAAATAGCAAAATGTTGCCGGTTCCAGATCACGGAGAAGAAAGCTATATCGGCAGTGATATTCTGCTGGATAAAGTAGCTTTAATAACCGGTGGAGATTCGGGCATCGGCAAAGCGACAGCAATTGCGATGGCAAGAGAAGGTGCGGATATAGTCATTTCCTATGCTGATGAGGTAGAGGATGAAGATGCAGAAGATACAAAAAGGTGGATCGAAAAGACTGGACGCAAAGTACTTCTTTTTAGGGGAGATATCCGCAACGAAGACCTCTGCAGAAAGATCGTTGAGGAGACGGCTGCGACATTTGGAAAGATCGATATTTTAGTAAACAATGCTGCTTATCAGATGACCTTCAAAGATATCACAGAGATTACTGCCGAGGAATGGAATAAAACCTTCGAGACCAATATGAGTGCAATGTTCTATTTCGTCAAGTATGCTAAACCGCATATGCCACCAGGTTCATCTATCATCAACACAACCTCTGTTAATGCCTACAATCCCAATCCGACTTTGGTACCCTACGCTGCGACAAAGGGCGCTATTCAAAATTTTACGTCTAGCCTGGCACAGCTTTTTCTCGAAGACGGCTCAGGTATTCGTGTGAACGCGGTTGCGCCGGGGCCTGTTTGGACGCCGCTCATACCAAGTACTATTCCAGAGCATGAGAAGTTCGGCGAAAATACACCGATGGGACGTCCAGGTCAACCGGCGGAGATGGCACCGATATATGTGTTTCTTGCCTCGGATGCCGCTTCCTATGTAGCTGGTGCCACGATCCCAGCGACGGGTGGAAGAGCAACGATTTAG
- a CDS encoding RteC domain-containing protein: MERILSAIYRKLEGQLQYFDPQDPDLLERTVQLINLLQDALMDLKKLVGKTGFADSQQEIIFFKHTKPQLLGKLMFYNMVFRIESASPITGWDIKKMYFSRHLRLLKKQHKDNLKGEEFYRYYRSARTDLDYVYYLRGNLDFKRGMDSYIFEIDTAFSTYYDFKVAQIIANDLLYGYLSSRVNVMKKKVLPEIAAMQKMVWSDSANALIELIYALYAARVFSNGKVGIRQISRFFQYMFDLPLNEVHHAFHRMKTRAQSRTVFIDRLKVALEEYMNRNL; this comes from the coding sequence ATGGAACGTATTTTATCCGCTATCTACCGTAAACTAGAGGGCCAATTGCAATATTTTGACCCACAGGATCCAGATCTGCTTGAGCGTACGGTACAGCTCATCAATTTATTACAGGACGCGCTTATGGATCTTAAGAAGCTGGTAGGCAAGACCGGTTTTGCGGATAGCCAGCAGGAGATTATTTTTTTTAAGCATACAAAGCCGCAGCTGCTGGGAAAACTGATGTTTTATAATATGGTTTTTCGAATAGAAAGTGCTAGCCCGATCACGGGATGGGATATTAAGAAAATGTACTTTTCCAGACATCTGCGCCTACTTAAAAAACAGCATAAGGATAACTTGAAAGGGGAAGAATTCTACAGGTATTACCGCTCTGCTAGGACTGATCTGGATTACGTTTATTATTTAAGGGGAAATCTGGACTTTAAGCGGGGTATGGATAGCTACATTTTTGAAATCGATACGGCGTTTTCAACATACTATGATTTTAAAGTTGCACAAATCATAGCCAATGACTTGCTTTATGGGTACCTATCCTCGCGGGTGAATGTGATGAAAAAAAAGGTGCTACCAGAGATTGCCGCCATGCAAAAGATGGTGTGGTCGGACTCCGCTAATGCACTCATTGAGCTGATATACGCACTTTATGCTGCCCGTGTATTTTCAAACGGTAAGGTTGGAATCCGGCAGATAAGTCGCTTCTTCCAGTATATGTTCGACCTTCCCCTTAATGAAGTCCACCACGCATTTCACCGTATGAAAACGCGCGCGCAATCAAGAACCGTTTTTATCGATAGATTAAAAGTGGCTTTGGAGGAGTATATGAACCGCAATCTTTAG
- a CDS encoding LytR/AlgR family response regulator transcription factor: MAKYSVCVVDDFLDDAEHCAKHLSNIEEIGDIDVLTNPFQVHALLKRKTVDILFMDIEMPGASGFEIYAALPIALRPALVLITNHRKFALDGFRANAADFVLKPASYASISIAVSKALRLMNVSLNIFNLPEREYAFYPHKGGGMHTLFFADTICIEGSGNYVVAHLRGGETLKLRKRMYEIVQDVPASYFNRIHYSYIVNMRFASRLVDRATALYVREFAEDEPLPVSKRYRAALLGRTRF; this comes from the coding sequence ATGGCTAAATATTCAGTCTGTGTCGTCGATGATTTTTTGGATGACGCGGAACATTGCGCGAAGCATCTATCAAATATCGAAGAAATTGGTGATATCGATGTTCTGACTAATCCTTTCCAGGTGCACGCGCTGCTAAAACGCAAGACAGTAGATATTTTGTTCATGGATATTGAAATGCCCGGTGCTTCGGGCTTTGAAATCTATGCAGCGCTGCCCATAGCGCTGCGTCCGGCTTTGGTTTTAATAACCAACCATCGAAAATTTGCCCTTGATGGCTTTAGGGCAAACGCAGCAGATTTTGTTTTAAAGCCTGCAAGTTATGCCTCAATTTCCATAGCGGTAAGTAAGGCACTGCGATTGATGAATGTGAGCCTCAATATCTTCAACCTCCCGGAAAGAGAGTATGCTTTTTATCCACATAAGGGTGGCGGAATGCATACCCTTTTCTTCGCGGATACCATATGCATAGAGGGGAGCGGAAATTATGTGGTGGCTCATCTTAGAGGTGGCGAAACACTTAAGTTGCGCAAAAGGATGTACGAAATTGTGCAGGATGTTCCAGCCTCGTATTTTAACCGCATACACTATAGCTATATTGTCAACATGCGCTTTGCCAGCCGACTGGTCGATCGCGCGACAGCCCTGTATGTTCGCGAGTTTGCTGAAGATGAGCCTTTGCCCGTCAGCAAGCGCTACCGGGCAGCGCTGCTCGGCAGGACCAGGTTTTAG
- a CDS encoding MauE/DoxX family redox-associated membrane protein yields MKTKQIPYTNPAKLPKSTTPFMVEIFAAVLIILLFTHTGLGKVIHHAVFTIQMAKQPVPIWSKPVLVYALPILEIGTVLLLCFPSSRTIGFLLASILLLAYSSYAYMAFTEVYGYVVCACGKIFQNMNWRDHFYVNTGLALLSLSGLYVSIVRWKGFRFDRKRTLVLDRD; encoded by the coding sequence ATGAAAACAAAACAGATTCCATACACGAACCCGGCTAAACTGCCCAAAAGCACCACACCATTTATGGTAGAGATTTTTGCTGCCGTCCTGATTATCTTGCTGTTTACCCATACCGGACTAGGAAAAGTGATCCATCACGCAGTATTCACCATTCAGATGGCCAAGCAGCCGGTTCCTATATGGTCAAAGCCTGTACTGGTCTACGCGCTACCCATCCTTGAGATCGGGACCGTACTCTTGTTATGCTTTCCCAGTAGTAGGACCATTGGATTTCTACTAGCTTCAATCCTATTGCTCGCCTACAGCAGCTATGCCTATATGGCCTTCACGGAAGTTTACGGCTATGTGGTCTGCGCATGCGGAAAAATCTTCCAAAATATGAACTGGCGCGATCATTTCTACGTCAATACAGGCTTAGCCTTGCTATCCCTTAGCGGACTTTACGTCAGCATAGTCCGATGGAAGGGCTTCAGATTTGACCGCAAAAGAACACTCGTACTAGACAGAGATTAA
- a CDS encoding RagB/SusD family nutrient uptake outer membrane protein yields MKYLQLLYSVMFLGLFSGCTAFLDAKPEDTLATPTKLQDLQGMLDYESSLNMNYPSSGDIAADYFFLTSEDWQGFEVDPRNTYTWDADAQNLLEWTYAHRRIFQSNVVLDAVDAAELNGRSESDRRDVRGQALFFRAFTFFQLAQVYCPYYHVGMEDSPYGLPLKLSSDINEPLFRSTVQQTYQRIIADLELAADLLPEKGLLPVRPSRLAAYGALARVSLVIEDYDNALKYADAYLEINDELLDYNTLDGRSTMPIAVFNKEVAFHAVTLGNSSMHEPTYAFVDSLLAKSYEENDLRRSIFLLKDPSGYFRFKGSYDGTNNVPFAGLATDEVYLLRAETLARLGRNAEATETMNTLLRFRYKTGQFIPWQNIDSEVLLAKILEERQKELLFRGGIRWSDLRRLNRDPRFAKKLIRRLGAQLFELEPLDIRYTFLLPWTVLEMNGLPQNPR; encoded by the coding sequence ATGAAATACTTACAGCTATTATATTCGGTCATGTTTCTTGGGCTATTCTCGGGATGCACTGCTTTTTTGGATGCCAAGCCCGAGGATACCCTGGCAACGCCTACCAAACTTCAGGATCTTCAGGGAATGTTGGACTACGAAAGTTCGCTCAATATGAATTATCCTTCCTCGGGAGACATTGCCGCGGACTACTTTTTCCTCACTAGCGAAGATTGGCAAGGCTTTGAGGTAGATCCGAGAAACACCTATACCTGGGATGCAGATGCGCAGAACCTCTTGGAGTGGACCTACGCACATCGGCGCATTTTCCAAAGTAACGTCGTGTTGGACGCTGTGGATGCGGCTGAATTAAACGGTAGGTCGGAAAGTGACCGACGGGATGTAAGAGGTCAAGCGCTCTTTTTCCGTGCCTTTACTTTTTTTCAACTGGCTCAAGTTTACTGCCCATACTATCATGTCGGTATGGAGGATTCCCCTTATGGACTTCCACTTAAGCTAAGTTCGGATATCAACGAACCGCTGTTCAGATCCACTGTGCAACAGACCTACCAACGGATTATTGCGGATTTGGAACTGGCAGCAGACCTGTTGCCAGAGAAAGGGCTGTTACCCGTCAGGCCGTCAAGGCTCGCTGCATATGGTGCTCTTGCTCGTGTTTCACTTGTTATCGAAGACTATGACAACGCACTGAAATATGCCGATGCGTATTTAGAGATTAATGATGAGCTCCTTGATTACAACACGTTGGATGGTCGGTCCACAATGCCCATTGCGGTTTTTAATAAAGAGGTTGCATTTCATGCGGTTACTCTTGGCAATTCCTCCATGCATGAACCTACTTATGCTTTCGTGGATTCCTTGTTGGCGAAAAGCTATGAAGAAAACGACCTCCGCCGATCGATATTTTTATTGAAGGACCCTTCGGGATATTTCCGCTTCAAAGGTTCCTATGATGGAACCAATAATGTTCCCTTCGCTGGATTGGCAACCGACGAGGTATACCTACTTCGGGCAGAGACCTTAGCAAGATTGGGACGTAACGCCGAAGCTACGGAAACGATGAATACGCTCCTTCGTTTTCGCTACAAAACGGGTCAGTTTATCCCATGGCAAAATATAGATTCAGAGGTGCTCCTAGCAAAGATTTTGGAAGAAAGGCAAAAGGAGCTGCTTTTCCGGGGTGGTATAAGATGGTCGGATCTGCGGAGGCTGAATAGGGATCCACGTTTTGCAAAAAAGTTGATTCGTCGATTAGGTGCACAGCTATTCGAGCTGGAACCGCTAGACATACGTTATACATTCTTACTACCGTGGACGGTGCTGGAGATGAATGGGCTGCCCCAGAATCCAAGATAA